AGATTCGCCGGCCCTTCGGCCATGATCGAACGATAGGCGCAAATGGGGCGCAAGTCAACCCTGAAATCCGCGCATCTGAAATAATCCCGCGTCCCCCGGAGGATGCATGGCCAAAGTGCTGCTGGTCGAAGACGACGCCGACCTTCGCGAGAGTCTGATCGAGCTGCTCGACTCGGAAGGTTTCGACGCTGTCGGGGCGGCCAACGGGTTCGAGGCGGTCGAGCTCCTGCGCCACGAGCCTCGCCCCGACCTCATCCTTCTCGATCTGATGATGCCGGTCATGAACGGCTGGGCCTTCCTCAAATATCGGAACGAGCACCCAATACTCTCGAACGTTCCCGTCGTGGTGACGACCGCCTGGAACGAGGTTCCCGGCGAGGCGGAAGTCATCGGCGTCCAGGGATATCTGCGCAAGCCGCTCGTCCCGCAGGAAGTCGTGGAGATCGTCCACAAACACTGCGGCTGAACAACCCGCCCGCGTCCGGCGCGCCCGCGCCTTGAGTCCTCGCCCGGATTCGGGATATAAACGCCACTCCTTTCGGGGCGTAGCGCAGCCTGGTAGCGCACTCGGTTCGGGACCGAGTGGTCGGAGGTTCAAATCCTCTCGCCCCGACCATCCGACAAT
This genomic window from Thermoanaerobaculia bacterium contains:
- a CDS encoding response regulator; this translates as MAKVLLVEDDADLRESLIELLDSEGFDAVGAANGFEAVELLRHEPRPDLILLDLMMPVMNGWAFLKYRNEHPILSNVPVVVTTAWNEVPGEAEVIGVQGYLRKPLVPQEVVEIVHKHCG